From Vreelandella neptunia, the proteins below share one genomic window:
- a CDS encoding TRAP transporter small permease, producing the protein MSQTDPTDETSLAGLDDDSFNIHDYALEDFLTLGIFWLLALDVFMQFFSRYVLGNSIAWTEEMARYLLVMVGFMGSTMAVRKGSHIAVEFFYRYMPGWLGRLMSTLVDLINIAFFASMAWITFKLADRTSAMMTSVDIPKSWLYYLVMVGFIVMLVRGVQVAIRHWRSGTSELLNTQ; encoded by the coding sequence ATGAGCCAAACCGACCCCACTGACGAGACCAGCCTTGCAGGTCTCGACGATGATTCTTTTAACATTCATGACTATGCCCTGGAAGATTTCCTGACGCTTGGGATCTTCTGGCTGCTGGCACTGGATGTCTTTATGCAGTTTTTCAGCCGCTATGTGCTGGGTAATTCCATCGCCTGGACGGAGGAGATGGCGCGCTATCTATTGGTCATGGTGGGCTTTATGGGCAGCACCATGGCCGTGCGAAAAGGGTCGCATATCGCAGTGGAATTTTTCTATCGCTACATGCCTGGGTGGCTGGGACGCTTGATGTCGACGCTGGTAGACCTGATCAATATTGCCTTCTTCGCCAGCATGGCCTGGATCACCTTCAAACTGGCTGACCGTACCAGTGCCATGATGACCTCGGTGGATATCCCTAAAAGCTGGCTTTACTACCTGGTGATGGTGGGCTTTATCGTAATGCTGGTGAGAGGGGTGCAGGTGGCTATTCGTCACTGGCGCTCGGGCACCAGTGAACTGCTCAATACCCAATAA
- a CDS encoding Ldh family oxidoreductase encodes MKYTSSNFRVAREDLARFMQAVLKAAGADQASANAVTRALITASRMGTDSHGLRLLPHYLQALKGGRINGAPDMQFHQRLAATGFLDADNGLGHLAGYTAMEHAMAMAEKVGMGAVAVGNSSHFGAAGCYALAAAERGYLGMAFCNSDPFVLLHEGAKPFHGTNPIAFAAPVEGEAPYLLDMATSSVPWNRVQQYGAIGRELPDQVAADAAGKVSRTPGDVAALLPLGGSGFGFKGAGLGGMVEVLSSMLSGMQHGFKLLPMGGPDMTTPRGVGHFFLVMKPDAFADAGTFTRAMAEYLADLRAQPAAPNALVMAPGDREWRCQAQRDAEGIPLDSANQRAYAEIADQYHIAPLSRLD; translated from the coding sequence ATGAAATATACATCGTCAAATTTTCGCGTCGCTCGCGAAGACCTTGCCCGCTTCATGCAAGCCGTTCTGAAGGCGGCAGGTGCCGATCAGGCATCAGCAAACGCGGTCACTCGCGCGTTGATTACCGCCTCACGTATGGGAACCGACAGCCATGGCCTGCGACTGCTGCCACACTATCTGCAGGCGCTCAAGGGCGGGCGGATCAACGGCGCGCCCGACATGCAGTTCCACCAGCGCCTGGCGGCGACCGGTTTTCTGGATGCTGACAACGGGCTTGGCCACTTAGCGGGTTACACCGCCATGGAACACGCCATGGCGATGGCAGAGAAGGTGGGGATGGGCGCTGTGGCGGTGGGCAACTCTTCGCACTTCGGCGCGGCAGGTTGCTATGCATTGGCGGCGGCTGAGCGAGGTTATCTGGGTATGGCGTTCTGTAATTCGGATCCTTTTGTGCTGTTGCATGAGGGCGCCAAGCCCTTTCACGGTACTAATCCCATCGCCTTTGCGGCACCTGTAGAGGGTGAGGCGCCATACCTGCTTGACATGGCGACAAGCTCGGTGCCCTGGAATCGCGTGCAGCAGTATGGTGCGATTGGGCGTGAACTGCCTGATCAGGTCGCGGCGGATGCTGCCGGGAAGGTAAGCCGCACTCCCGGTGACGTGGCCGCACTGTTACCGCTGGGTGGTAGCGGTTTCGGCTTCAAGGGCGCGGGGTTGGGGGGCATGGTTGAAGTTTTGAGTTCGATGCTGTCGGGCATGCAGCATGGCTTCAAGCTGCTGCCCATGGGTGGGCCTGACATGACGACGCCACGCGGGGTAGGGCACTTCTTCCTGGTCATGAAACCGGATGCGTTTGCGGATGCAGGCACTTTTACGCGCGCAATGGCCGAGTATCTAGCCGACCTGCGCGCGCAGCCCGCTGCACCCAATGCCCTGGTAATGGCACCTGGGGATCGTGAATGGCGATGCCAGGCCCAGCGTGATGCCGAAGGCATTCCGCTCGATTCTGCCAATCAAAGAGCCTATGCCGAAATTGCCGATCAGTACCACATAGCGCCGCTCTCTCGACTGGATTGA
- a CDS encoding sialic acid TRAP transporter substrate-binding protein SiaP produces the protein MSHKRQHSLNMARLLTATLIAGGLSVTGAVHAQEELTFAHVYETSEPYHEWALWAADEIEERTDGRYSIGVHAASSLGKEADINEGLQLGTVDLIYTGNQFAGRFYGPVGIAGAPYMFRDFDHWQAYADSDLFKEIAQGYQDETGNVPLAMNYYGRRHVTSNKPINTPEDMKDLKIRTPNAPMYMMFPEAVGANPTPIAFSEVYLALQQGVVDAQENPLPTIRAKAFHEVQDYINLTGHITDSLITIAGGPLWNRLSEEDREIFREVYTEAGERITQDILASEEELVAWFEEQGVTVNEVDIEPFREATIPAHNGEAATWDQETYDRLQAIGL, from the coding sequence ATGAGCCACAAACGCCAACACTCGCTTAACATGGCCCGCCTGCTGACCGCTACGCTTATCGCCGGTGGTCTCTCAGTGACCGGTGCTGTGCATGCGCAAGAAGAACTCACCTTTGCTCACGTCTATGAGACATCCGAGCCTTACCACGAGTGGGCACTGTGGGCGGCAGATGAAATCGAGGAGCGTACTGATGGCCGTTATTCGATCGGTGTCCACGCGGCGTCGTCGCTGGGTAAGGAGGCGGACATCAACGAAGGTTTACAGCTTGGCACGGTTGATCTGATCTACACCGGCAACCAATTTGCCGGACGTTTCTATGGCCCGGTGGGTATCGCTGGCGCGCCCTATATGTTCCGCGATTTTGATCACTGGCAGGCCTATGCCGATAGCGACCTGTTCAAGGAAATTGCCCAGGGCTACCAGGATGAAACCGGTAACGTACCGCTGGCTATGAACTACTACGGGCGCCGCCATGTAACCTCCAATAAACCGATCAATACGCCGGAGGACATGAAAGACCTGAAAATTCGTACGCCCAATGCGCCTATGTACATGATGTTCCCCGAAGCGGTGGGCGCCAACCCCACTCCGATTGCTTTCTCTGAGGTTTATCTGGCGCTGCAGCAAGGTGTGGTGGATGCTCAGGAAAACCCACTGCCGACCATTCGCGCCAAGGCGTTCCATGAAGTGCAGGACTATATCAATCTGACCGGGCATATCACTGATTCGCTAATCACTATCGCCGGTGGCCCGCTGTGGAATCGTCTCTCCGAAGAGGATCGCGAGATTTTCCGTGAGGTCTACACCGAAGCCGGTGAACGCATCACTCAAGATATCCTGGCGTCCGAGGAAGAGCTGGTGGCTTGGTTCGAAGAGCAGGGTGTGACCGTCAACGAAGTCGATATAGAACCCTTCCGCGAAGCCACGATTCCTGCCCATAACGGTGAAGCGGCTACTTGGGATCAGGAAACCTATGATCGCCTGCAGGCTATCGGCCTGTAA
- a CDS encoding TRAP transporter large permease: MPNILAVRRGGAIVPPLVAAVAILGCIALAVTQHYLLFLFAALFTLLVMGVPIAISLAGSCLLYVLLTGRVPDVVVMHRMINGVDSFPLLAIPFFILAGNLMNNGGITVRIFDFAKALMGWMRGGLGHVNVGASIVFSGMSGAAVADAGGLGTIEIKAMKDAGYDEEFSVGITAASSTIGPIIPPSLPMVIYGVMASVSVGQLFVAGLVPGLLMGLVLMAMITIISRRRGYTRDAVFSFPVLGHTFKRAFLSLLTPVIIVGGIMSGAFTPTEAAIAAVVYALVLGGVVYRSLTWRRLLKVSMETIETTAVILLIVAGASIFAWILTSNQVTQHVVTLLGPFADNPIATLIIINLVLILVGCFMETIAAITILVPVLLPVAVTAGVDPVHFGVIMVLNLMIGLLTPPVGMVLYVLSRVSGISFEKCMRGTLPFLVPLVIALLLVTFIPAISLWLPTLIYR; this comes from the coding sequence ATGCCTAACATTCTGGCTGTGAGGCGCGGCGGTGCGATAGTGCCGCCATTGGTCGCGGCTGTCGCGATACTCGGCTGTATCGCATTGGCCGTCACCCAGCACTATCTACTGTTCCTGTTTGCAGCACTCTTTACCCTGCTGGTGATGGGAGTGCCGATCGCCATTAGTCTTGCTGGCTCGTGCCTGCTGTATGTACTGCTGACCGGCAGAGTACCCGATGTTGTTGTGATGCATCGCATGATCAACGGTGTCGACAGCTTTCCCCTGTTGGCGATTCCGTTCTTTATACTCGCCGGTAACCTGATGAACAACGGCGGCATTACCGTGCGGATATTTGATTTTGCCAAGGCGTTGATGGGCTGGATGCGTGGCGGTCTGGGGCACGTTAATGTAGGCGCCAGTATTGTGTTTTCCGGCATGTCAGGAGCCGCAGTCGCCGATGCTGGGGGGCTAGGCACCATTGAAATCAAGGCCATGAAAGATGCCGGTTACGACGAGGAATTCTCGGTGGGTATCACCGCGGCATCTTCGACCATCGGCCCGATTATTCCGCCGAGCCTGCCGATGGTCATCTACGGCGTAATGGCCTCGGTGTCTGTCGGCCAACTGTTCGTCGCCGGCCTGGTGCCGGGCCTGTTGATGGGGCTGGTGTTAATGGCCATGATCACGATCATTTCACGGCGGCGCGGCTATACCCGCGATGCGGTGTTCTCGTTTCCGGTGCTTGGTCATACGTTCAAACGTGCCTTCCTGTCACTCTTAACACCGGTCATCATCGTCGGCGGCATAATGTCGGGGGCCTTCACGCCTACCGAAGCGGCGATTGCTGCGGTGGTTTACGCCTTGGTGCTGGGGGGAGTAGTTTATCGTAGCCTGACTTGGCGACGTTTGCTTAAGGTCAGCATGGAAACCATTGAAACCACCGCGGTCATCCTACTGATCGTTGCTGGCGCCTCGATATTTGCCTGGATACTGACCAGTAACCAAGTCACGCAACACGTAGTAACCCTGCTCGGACCATTCGCCGATAACCCCATTGCCACGCTGATCATCATCAACCTGGTGCTGATCCTGGTGGGCTGCTTTATGGAAACCATCGCGGCGATCACCATCCTGGTGCCGGTATTGTTGCCGGTGGCCGTGACTGCGGGTGTCGATCCGGTGCACTTCGGCGTGATCATGGTGCTAAACCTGATGATCGGCTTGTTAACGCCGCCGGTTGGCATGGTGCTGTATGTACTGTCGCGAGTGTCCGGAATTTCCTTTGAGAAGTGCATGCGTGGCACGCTGCCGTTCCTAGTGCCGCTGGTCATCGCTTTACTATTGGTTACCTTCATTCCAGCCATCTCGCTATGGCTGCCGACACTGATTTATCGTTAA
- a CDS encoding L-fuconate dehydratase → MTTITRVEIQDIRFPTSRSLDGSDAMNAAPDYSAAYVILHTDDDSPEGHGLTFTIGRGNEIVVTALQSLAPLIEGHSLASITDNMGTFWREITGDSQLRWIGPDKGAIHLATAAIVNAVWDMWAKKEGKPVWKLLVDMTPEQLVRCLDFRFVTDALTPEEAICLLRRQASGKEAREAEMRRDGYPGYTTSAGWLGYSDEKVRRLAREALAEGWTHFKQKIGGDIEEDARRAALLRDEIGWENVLMMDANQVWEVDETVTKMRRLAEFDPLWIEEPTSPDDILGHAEIRHRVAPIGVATGEHCHNKVMFKQFFQADAIDYCQLDAARLGGLNEVILVTLMAAKFGVPICPHGGGVGLCEYTQHISLFDYIAVSGSLEGRVLEYVDHLHEHFIDPVVINRGRYQVPEAPGYSIAMHSESQAQHRFPEGAAWQEDN, encoded by the coding sequence ATGACAACCATCACTCGCGTCGAGATCCAGGATATCCGCTTCCCCACCTCGCGCTCGCTGGATGGCTCGGATGCCATGAATGCCGCGCCGGACTACTCCGCCGCCTACGTCATCCTGCACACCGATGATGACAGCCCCGAGGGGCACGGATTAACCTTTACCATTGGCCGCGGCAACGAGATTGTGGTCACTGCTTTACAGTCGTTGGCGCCGCTGATTGAAGGTCACTCGCTGGCCTCTATTACCGACAATATGGGCACCTTCTGGCGGGAAATCACCGGAGACAGCCAGCTACGCTGGATCGGCCCCGATAAAGGCGCGATTCACCTGGCCACCGCCGCCATCGTCAACGCCGTATGGGATATGTGGGCGAAAAAAGAAGGCAAACCGGTGTGGAAGCTGCTAGTGGATATGACGCCGGAACAGCTGGTTCGCTGCCTTGATTTCCGCTTCGTCACCGATGCGTTAACGCCGGAAGAAGCGATCTGTTTGCTGCGCCGTCAGGCCTCAGGCAAAGAAGCCCGCGAAGCCGAAATGCGCCGCGATGGCTACCCTGGCTACACTACGTCAGCGGGCTGGCTGGGCTATAGCGACGAGAAAGTCCGCCGCCTGGCGCGGGAAGCATTGGCCGAAGGCTGGACTCACTTCAAACAGAAGATTGGCGGCGATATCGAAGAAGACGCCCGCCGTGCGGCGCTGCTTCGCGATGAGATCGGTTGGGAAAACGTGCTGATGATGGACGCCAATCAGGTGTGGGAAGTCGATGAGACCGTCACCAAGATGCGTCGACTGGCCGAGTTTGATCCGCTGTGGATCGAAGAGCCCACCAGCCCTGACGACATTCTCGGCCACGCCGAAATCCGCCATCGGGTTGCGCCTATCGGCGTCGCCACTGGCGAACACTGCCACAACAAAGTGATGTTCAAGCAGTTCTTCCAGGCAGATGCCATCGACTATTGCCAGTTGGATGCGGCACGTTTGGGTGGGCTTAACGAAGTGATTTTAGTAACGCTGATGGCCGCCAAGTTCGGCGTGCCGATTTGCCCCCACGGTGGTGGCGTCGGGCTTTGCGAATATACCCAGCATATCTCACTGTTCGACTACATCGCAGTATCCGGTAGCCTTGAGGGCCGTGTACTTGAGTATGTGGATCACCTTCACGAGCACTTTATCGACCCGGTGGTCATCAACCGAGGCCGCTACC
- a CDS encoding fumarylacetoacetate hydrolase family protein, whose protein sequence is MNPLSSTDTLPDDLDNALLVGRVWLDGSHSGPALVTVNNGQVIDITAFGPTMADLLERDDLQEVVRRAEGPNLGSVEALLENSQLPQPQAPYLLAPCDVQAVKACGVTFAVSLLERVIEEQAGGDPARAVELRDDLQALIGKDLSKIKPGSDEAMSLKKALQARGGWSQYMEVGIGPDAEVFTKSQPLSSVGFGTPVGLHPSSKWNNPEPEIVLAVDSRGQVRGATLGNDVNLRDVEGRSALLLGKAKDNNASCSIGPFIRLFDDHFDIDSVRNCQVSLRIEGEDDDFLLQGESDMREISRDPLDLVSQTIGDHHQYPDGFMLFLGTMFSPIQDRDGEGQGFTHHLNDRVTIATPALGALVNRVGRSDQLPPWTYGIRELMRHLARR, encoded by the coding sequence ATGAATCCACTTTCATCGACGGACACACTTCCCGACGACCTGGATAACGCGCTGCTGGTTGGCCGGGTATGGCTGGACGGTAGCCATTCTGGCCCTGCGCTGGTGACTGTCAATAACGGCCAGGTGATCGACATCACCGCGTTTGGCCCGACCATGGCAGACCTGCTGGAACGTGATGACCTACAAGAGGTCGTGCGACGGGCGGAAGGTCCTAACCTGGGCAGTGTCGAGGCTCTGCTGGAAAACTCTCAGTTACCCCAACCACAAGCGCCCTACCTGCTCGCTCCCTGCGATGTTCAGGCCGTTAAAGCCTGTGGCGTCACCTTCGCCGTCAGCCTGTTAGAGCGAGTCATCGAGGAGCAAGCGGGCGGCGACCCGGCGCGGGCAGTGGAACTACGCGATGACTTGCAGGCACTGATCGGCAAAGATCTTTCTAAAATTAAGCCCGGCTCTGACGAGGCCATGTCGCTTAAAAAAGCGCTTCAGGCGCGCGGCGGCTGGTCACAATATATGGAAGTTGGCATCGGCCCGGATGCAGAGGTATTTACCAAGTCTCAGCCGCTCTCATCGGTAGGCTTTGGCACACCGGTGGGTTTGCACCCGTCTTCCAAGTGGAATAATCCCGAGCCGGAAATTGTCCTGGCAGTAGACAGCCGCGGCCAGGTGCGCGGTGCGACTCTGGGCAACGACGTTAACCTGCGCGATGTGGAAGGGCGCAGCGCCCTGCTGCTCGGCAAGGCAAAAGATAACAACGCCTCCTGCTCCATTGGCCCCTTCATTCGCCTGTTTGATGACCACTTCGATATCGATAGCGTGCGCAATTGCCAGGTCTCGCTGCGCATTGAGGGTGAGGATGACGATTTTCTACTCCAGGGCGAGAGCGATATGCGCGAGATCAGCCGCGATCCTCTTGACTTGGTAAGCCAAACCATCGGCGATCACCACCAATATCCGGACGGTTTTATGCTGTTCCTCGGCACCATGTTTTCGCCCATTCAGGATCGCGACGGCGAGGGTCAGGGCTTTACCCATCATCTGAATGATCGTGTCACCATCGCCACGCCTGCTCTGGGCGCCTTGGTCAACCGAGTAGGTAGAAGCGATCAGTTGCCGCCCTGGACTTACGGTATTCGCGAACTGATGCGCCACTTGGCGCGCCGCTGA
- the pdxA gene encoding 4-hydroxythreonine-4-phosphate dehydrogenase PdxA has protein sequence MNVSPRCYEIAITMGDPAGIGPEIICRALSAMSATERATAMVIGDPAIYRRAAVSVGAALEFVPLEQAESGQDHVAVGVVEVPEGVEIPDGQISAGAGDMAFRCVHKAVELVQAGRAQVIVTAPLNKAALHAAGHHYDGHTGMLASLTGASSSFMLLASETLSTLHVSTHVSLRDAIDRVTPERIIATVEAGHAHLVALGMRAPRIAVAGLNPHCGEGGIFGDEDSRCIAPAVERLRQSGFDVSGPISADTVFYRASKGEFDLVIAQYHDQGHIPVKLIAFDTTVNVSLGLPLQRTSVDHGTAFDIAWQGKADATNMGSAIAYARRLASGAKE, from the coding sequence ATGAATGTCTCCCCACGCTGTTATGAAATTGCGATCACCATGGGGGATCCTGCTGGCATCGGTCCGGAGATCATCTGCCGTGCACTGAGTGCTATGTCCGCCACCGAACGCGCCACCGCGATGGTCATCGGTGACCCGGCTATTTATCGCCGTGCAGCGGTGAGTGTTGGTGCCGCGCTGGAGTTCGTGCCATTGGAGCAGGCAGAAAGTGGTCAGGATCATGTGGCGGTCGGCGTGGTCGAGGTGCCGGAAGGCGTTGAGATTCCCGATGGTCAAATCAGCGCCGGGGCGGGTGACATGGCTTTTCGCTGCGTCCACAAAGCCGTGGAATTGGTTCAGGCTGGGCGGGCGCAGGTGATTGTCACCGCGCCACTGAACAAGGCGGCGCTGCATGCGGCCGGGCACCATTACGATGGCCACACGGGGATGCTGGCATCGCTGACCGGTGCATCCTCGTCGTTTATGCTGCTGGCATCAGAGACACTTTCGACACTGCATGTTTCTACCCACGTATCGTTGCGCGATGCGATTGATCGGGTCACCCCCGAGCGCATTATTGCCACCGTTGAGGCGGGGCATGCGCACTTGGTTGCGCTGGGGATGCGTGCCCCGCGTATCGCCGTCGCCGGGCTTAACCCCCACTGTGGTGAAGGGGGGATTTTTGGCGATGAAGATAGCCGCTGTATCGCCCCGGCGGTGGAGCGCTTACGCCAGAGCGGTTTCGATGTAAGCGGGCCTATCTCGGCGGACACGGTGTTTTACCGCGCTTCAAAAGGCGAGTTCGACCTGGTGATTGCCCAGTATCACGACCAGGGGCATATCCCCGTCAAGCTAATCGCCTTTGATACCACGGTGAATGTCAGTCTCGGCTTGCCGCTTCAGCGTACCTCTGTGGATCACGGCACCGCCTTTGATATTGCCTGGCAGGGCAAGGCCGACGCGACCAACATGGGGTCAGCAATTGCCTACGCCCGGCGATTAGCCAGTGGCGCAAAGGAATGA
- a CDS encoding SDR family NAD(P)-dependent oxidoreductase, with amino-acid sequence MLDEWKGKRVLITGASRGIGAAVAKQLGALGAHVAVHYHSSEAPAEKVVNAICDAGGNAFALKADVSRTSETQQLVDDAAERLGGLDLLINNAGDMMGRVGLDEMDDDQYDRVMDLNARSVIMASRAALPHFRRAGGGNIIQTTSIAARNGGGGGAGLYASAKGFVSTITRNMAKELAGDNIRVNAVAPGTIATDFHERHSSDAHLAAARASIPMGRLGTAEECVGAYVFLATDTLSGYVTGQIIEVNGGQLMP; translated from the coding sequence ATGTTAGACGAGTGGAAAGGGAAACGCGTGCTGATCACCGGTGCCAGTCGTGGCATTGGTGCGGCGGTTGCGAAACAGCTGGGGGCGTTAGGAGCGCACGTAGCAGTGCACTATCACAGCAGTGAAGCCCCCGCTGAAAAGGTGGTTAACGCTATTTGCGATGCGGGTGGAAACGCTTTTGCCCTTAAAGCAGACGTCAGCCGCACTAGCGAGACCCAACAACTTGTCGATGATGCCGCCGAGCGTCTGGGCGGTTTGGATCTGCTGATCAATAACGCGGGGGACATGATGGGCCGTGTTGGCTTGGATGAGATGGACGATGACCAGTATGACCGGGTCATGGATCTCAATGCCCGTTCAGTGATTATGGCTAGCCGGGCGGCGCTACCGCATTTCCGGCGCGCAGGCGGGGGTAATATTATTCAAACTACCTCGATTGCCGCGCGCAACGGCGGTGGGGGAGGTGCCGGGTTGTACGCCTCTGCCAAAGGCTTTGTAAGTACGATAACGCGTAATATGGCTAAGGAGTTGGCAGGGGATAATATCCGCGTCAACGCCGTTGCCCCCGGCACGATTGCCACCGATTTCCATGAGCGCCACTCCAGCGACGCCCATTTAGCCGCGGCACGAGCGTCAATTCCTATGGGGCGGTTAGGCACGGCGGAAGAGTGCGTGGGCGCGTACGTTTTTCTGGCCACCGATACGCTCAGTGGCTACGTCACGGGCCAAATTATCGAGGTCAACGGCGGGCAGTTAATGCCATGA
- a CDS encoding four-carbon acid sugar kinase family protein gives MSRCRLAIIADDLSGALDTAAPFAARGADARVVISLGALATTLEAWQGQWPEIIAVNTQSRHLPSDEAALRVSEAVRLLKRVAPQQWFKKVDSTLRGQVVAECTALREALGLPLLLAPAVPAQGRTVRHAEVWVDGIPLADTTYQQDALSTPLVGPIDQAFAVSGLPLQRYQPERDVQLPNGDCIADAESDEELSVLYQLVLSAGGRRAMAGAAGLATAIAQQFFGRPDAPFRRLSNVNAVLYAIGSRSPRAAEQLQQLRRHVPGLAVIKACTNPFATSCQPSNSSPVLNACAVVPGEGEERTASQVAESIAANVADITSAWREDDACLLFLTGGDIAMAVLTQLGVSYISVETEWSPGVALGSMDGDRRKQVMTKAGGFGDPQLLVRLHHQVATA, from the coding sequence ATGAGTCGCTGCCGGTTGGCGATTATTGCCGACGACCTATCAGGCGCGCTGGACACTGCCGCACCGTTCGCAGCGCGGGGCGCAGATGCCCGCGTGGTGATCAGCCTTGGGGCATTAGCGACAACGCTAGAGGCGTGGCAAGGCCAGTGGCCAGAGATCATTGCCGTGAATACTCAATCCCGCCATCTGCCATCCGATGAGGCAGCGCTTCGGGTGAGTGAAGCAGTGCGTTTACTCAAGCGAGTAGCGCCGCAGCAGTGGTTCAAGAAAGTCGATTCAACCTTGCGTGGCCAGGTCGTCGCCGAGTGCACGGCACTGCGGGAAGCGCTTGGTTTGCCCCTGCTGCTGGCTCCCGCGGTACCGGCCCAGGGGCGAACGGTGCGTCATGCCGAAGTGTGGGTGGACGGCATTCCACTGGCCGATACCACCTACCAACAGGATGCTCTCTCAACACCCCTGGTCGGCCCCATTGATCAGGCATTTGCCGTCAGTGGTTTGCCGCTGCAGCGCTATCAACCTGAGCGTGACGTTCAACTCCCTAATGGCGACTGCATCGCCGATGCAGAAAGTGACGAGGAGCTTTCTGTGCTCTATCAGCTCGTGCTGAGTGCTGGTGGCCGCCGAGCGATGGCGGGGGCTGCGGGGCTGGCAACGGCTATCGCCCAGCAATTTTTCGGGCGCCCCGATGCACCGTTTCGAAGGTTGAGTAACGTAAATGCAGTGCTTTATGCCATCGGTTCCAGAAGCCCACGTGCTGCCGAACAGCTTCAACAGTTGCGCCGACATGTGCCCGGTTTGGCCGTGATTAAAGCGTGTACCAATCCCTTTGCTACTTCCTGCCAACCCAGTAACAGCAGCCCCGTTTTAAATGCTTGTGCGGTCGTGCCTGGAGAGGGTGAGGAACGCACGGCAAGCCAAGTCGCCGAGTCGATAGCGGCCAATGTGGCCGACATTACATCTGCCTGGCGGGAAGATGATGCGTGTTTGCTATTTTTAACCGGCGGGGATATCGCCATGGCCGTGTTGACCCAATTGGGGGTGAGCTATATCTCTGTCGAGACGGAGTGGTCACCTGGGGTGGCACTAGGGAGTATGGATGGCGATAGGCGAAAGCAAGTGATGACTAAAGCGGGTGGCTTTGGCGATCCTCAGTTGCTGGTGCGCTTACACCATCAGGTCGCGACGGCTTGA
- the nanR gene encoding transcriptional regulator NanR: MSRYRIERKTLSEQVAEQLEAEILEGRLSENDQLPSERELMEQFGVGRPAVREALFHLQQLGLIAINSGTRARVIRPTAEAVMARLSGVTRQLLAKPDGQQYFQEARAMFEISLARYAASHASEEDLARLRDALADNRDAIGDEARFKRSDNDFHGVLASIGRNPIFDAIHVALSEWLDDRRAQVLQQKDEDKAATAAHTEIIEAIESRDPDAAEAAMRRHLERHYGTYMQLKKRLAPKPD, from the coding sequence ATGAGCAGATACCGGATCGAGCGCAAAACGCTGTCCGAACAGGTCGCTGAACAGCTTGAGGCGGAGATTCTCGAGGGGCGGCTGAGTGAAAATGATCAACTGCCTTCAGAGAGGGAGTTGATGGAGCAGTTTGGTGTTGGCAGACCCGCGGTGCGTGAAGCACTGTTCCACCTGCAACAGCTAGGGCTTATCGCGATAAACAGTGGTACCCGTGCCAGGGTTATTCGCCCTACCGCCGAGGCGGTGATGGCCAGACTTTCCGGGGTAACCCGGCAGCTGCTTGCTAAGCCTGATGGCCAGCAGTACTTTCAAGAAGCGCGAGCCATGTTCGAGATTTCGTTGGCTCGCTACGCCGCTAGCCATGCCAGCGAAGAGGATTTGGCCAGGTTACGGGACGCCTTGGCAGACAATCGCGATGCCATCGGCGATGAAGCACGCTTCAAGCGTTCCGATAACGACTTTCATGGCGTGTTGGCGAGCATTGGTCGCAACCCCATTTTCGATGCCATCCACGTGGCGCTATCGGAATGGTTGGATGACCGACGTGCCCAGGTGCTGCAACAGAAGGATGAAGATAAAGCCGCCACCGCCGCGCATACTGAGATTATCGAGGCCATTGAGTCGCGTGATCCAGACGCCGCCGAGGCGGCGATGCGCCGTCATTTAGAACGCCACTACGGCACTTACATGCAGCTTAAAAAGCGCCTGGCACCCAAGCCTGATTGA